In the Dolichospermum flos-aquae CCAP 1403/13F genome, CCTGAATTCTTTTAGTTGCAGAAAAAATAGATTTTCTTATGCTTTTTTGAGAATTCTGAATTTTTAAGTATTGCAATCTGATAAAATTTGTAAGGTTTCTATAAGCTCTGAGCAATGGGATCGACTGGTGTAAGGATCGCAATTGACGCAATGGGGGGAGATCATGCACCCGCTGAAATCGTCGCCGGCGCACTGCGGGCGCGAGAGGAATTGGGTGTAAAAATATTACTGGTTGGAGATCCCCAACAAATCGAGGCTGTAATGCCGCCAAAGACAACTATGGCGGATTTGGAGATTGTTCCTGCCGAGGAAACGATCGCTATGGATGAAGATCCTCTCAACGCAGTTAGACGCAAGCGGAAATCTTCCATCAACATAGCGATGGATTTAGTTAAAAATCAACAAGCAGATGCTGTATTTTCTGCTGGACACTCTGGGGCAGCCATGGCCTCAGCTTTGCTACGCTTAGGAAGATTACCGGGAATTGACCGCCCAGCAATTGGCACAGTATTCCCCACCATCAAAGCAGGCAAGCCAGTAATGATCCTGGATGTCGGTGCTAATGTAGACTGTCGCCCTAAGTTTTTAGAGCAGTTTGCAGTCATGGGTTCAATTTACAGTCAGTATGTTTTGGGAACAGAAAATCCCAAAATAGGTTTATTGAATATTGGCGAAGAAGATACTAAAGGTAACGAAGTAGTTCTTCGCGCCCACCAATTGTTACGGGAAAATACTCAAATTAATTTCACTGGTAATGCTGAAGGGCGTGATGTATTGTCCGGTGAATTTGATGTGATTGTTTGCGACGGCTTTGTGGGTAATATTTTATTAAAATTTGCCGAAGCAGTTGGCGGAGTAATTCTGCAAATTCTCCGAGAAGAATTACCCCAAGGGATACACGGTCAAATCGGTACAGCGATTTTAAAACCCAACTTAAAACGCGTTAAACAGCGCATGGATCACGCTGAACATGGAGGCGCTTTGCTTTTGGGTGTCAGCGGTATTTGTTTTATTGGTCATGGCAGTTCCCAAGCACCATCTATTTTTAGTGCCATTCGCATGGCTAAAGAAGCCGTAGATAATCAGGTGTTAGAAAGACTCCAATCCCAATATCAAATTCTCCAAAATGAAAGTAGTTAACTATTACTTCTCAAAAGTAGAGATATTCCGCTAACAGCCATTTGTCACTTGTCATCCAGTTTTAGATTGCGGATTTTAGATTCATAATTACTTTTATAAATCTACTGTTTTTGATCTCAAATCTAAAATTGGGATTGTCATTGGTACTCGTTATTAATGCTTACAAACAAGACAACTGACAATTTACAAATGACAATTGACAATTGAGGAAAAAAAGAAGTGCAAAATTTTTTTAACGGTGGTATAGCAATTACAGGCAGTGGTTCAGCAGTCCCAGCAACTTGTTTACACAACCAAGAGTTAACTCAACTGGTAGAAACATCAGATGAGTGGATTGCCTCAAGAACAGGAATTCGTCAAAGACGGTTAGCGTTGCCCCCTGACTCACTGGCATCATTGGCCACTGCGGCTAGTCAACAGGCCATTGCTGCCGCCGGGATCACAGCAGCAGACATAGATTTAATTTTATTGGCCACATCCACCCCTGATGACCTATTTGGCACTGCTTGCCGTGTTCAAGGTGAATTAGGTGCTACCAAAGCAGTCGCCTTTGACTTAACCGCCGCTTGTTCTGGTTTTGTCTTTGGTTTAGTTACAGCCGCACAATACATCAGAACAGGTGTTTATCAAAATGTACTCTTAATTGGGGCTGATATCCTCTCTCGGTGGGTAGATTGGCAAGATAGACGCAGTTGTGTGTTATTTGGTGATGGGGCTGGGGCAGTGGTATTACAGGCTAATAAGAGCGATCGCCTATTAGGATTTTGCCTCAAAAGCGATGGTTCTCAAAACAATTGTCTTAACCTGTCCTATAACGCCTCTACCACAGAACTGACACCAGATATTCATGTATCTACAGGCAAATATCACCCCATTACCATGAACGGCAAAGAAGTCTACCGCTTCGCTGTGCAAAAAGTCCCAGAAGTAATAGACAAAGCCCTGTTTGCAGCTAATCTCAAAGTTGAAAATATAGATTGGCTAGTATTACATCAAGCAAATCAAAGAATTATCAATTCCGTTGCTGAACGCTTAGAGATTCCCGAACATAAAGTGATCAGTAATGTATCCGACTATGGTAACACCTCCGCCGCATCTATCCCTCTGGCGTTAGATGAAGCAGTGCGAGCCGGGAAAATCAAACCCAATGATATTATTGCTGCATCTGGTTTTGGTGCCGGTCTTTCCTGGGGTGCAGCCATTTTTAAATGGGGAAGATAAACAATTCAAAATTGAGAATTAAAAATTAAAAATCAGAAAATTAATAACAACGAACAACTGACAACTGTACGGGCGAAGCATTTGGAGAACTATTTTTGGCAATGACCGATAATTTATCTTCCAAATGCTTCGCCTCTACTGACAACTAACAACTGACAAAGAACAAATGACTAAAACTGCATGGGTGTTTCCCGGACAAGGTTCTCAATCGCTGGGAATGGGAATAGACTTGTTAAATCTACCATCTGCCAAAGAAAAATTTATTCAAGCTGAGGAAATTTTGGGCTGGTCTGTCACAGATATCTGCCAAAGTGATATTGAAACCTTATCACGGACACTTTATACCCAACCTAGTTTATATGTAATCGAAAGTATTATTGCTGATATTTTGCGGGAAAAAGGACAGCAACCAGACCTAGTTGCAGGTCATAGTTTAGGCGAGTATATAGCCCTTTATGTGGCTGGTGTGTTTGAATGGTCTGCTGGGTTACATTTGGTAAAACGACGGGCAGAATTAATGGATAGTGCTGCTGGGGGAATGATGGCCGCACTAATGAACTTTGACCGAGAAGAATTAGAAAAAGTTATTAGCGAAACACCTAATGTAGTTTTAGCAAATGATAACAGTCCTGCCCAAGTTGTTATTTCTGGAACTCCCGAAGCTGTACAGGCTGTCATGTCACAAGTCAAAGCTAAACGCGCTATTCCCTTAAAGGTTTCGGGCGC is a window encoding:
- the fabD gene encoding ACP S-malonyltransferase — translated: MTKTAWVFPGQGSQSLGMGIDLLNLPSAKEKFIQAEEILGWSVTDICQSDIETLSRTLYTQPSLYVIESIIADILREKGQQPDLVAGHSLGEYIALYVAGVFEWSAGLHLVKRRAELMDSAAGGMMAALMNFDREELEKVISETPNVVLANDNSPAQVVISGTPEAVQAVMSQVKAKRAIPLKVSGAFHSHLMKAAATEFQQVLDSVIFQSATVPVLSNLDPIPAVAAETLKQRLSQQMTGPVRWREISLQLSENGIEKVVEIGPGNVLTGLIKRTATGLILENIRNAEELPE
- the plsX gene encoding phosphate acyltransferase PlsX, with amino-acid sequence MGSTGVRIAIDAMGGDHAPAEIVAGALRAREELGVKILLVGDPQQIEAVMPPKTTMADLEIVPAEETIAMDEDPLNAVRRKRKSSINIAMDLVKNQQADAVFSAGHSGAAMASALLRLGRLPGIDRPAIGTVFPTIKAGKPVMILDVGANVDCRPKFLEQFAVMGSIYSQYVLGTENPKIGLLNIGEEDTKGNEVVLRAHQLLRENTQINFTGNAEGRDVLSGEFDVIVCDGFVGNILLKFAEAVGGVILQILREELPQGIHGQIGTAILKPNLKRVKQRMDHAEHGGALLLGVSGICFIGHGSSQAPSIFSAIRMAKEAVDNQVLERLQSQYQILQNESS
- a CDS encoding beta-ketoacyl-ACP synthase III; the protein is MQNFFNGGIAITGSGSAVPATCLHNQELTQLVETSDEWIASRTGIRQRRLALPPDSLASLATAASQQAIAAAGITAADIDLILLATSTPDDLFGTACRVQGELGATKAVAFDLTAACSGFVFGLVTAAQYIRTGVYQNVLLIGADILSRWVDWQDRRSCVLFGDGAGAVVLQANKSDRLLGFCLKSDGSQNNCLNLSYNASTTELTPDIHVSTGKYHPITMNGKEVYRFAVQKVPEVIDKALFAANLKVENIDWLVLHQANQRIINSVAERLEIPEHKVISNVSDYGNTSAASIPLALDEAVRAGKIKPNDIIAASGFGAGLSWGAAIFKWGR